A stretch of the Actinomyces faecalis genome encodes the following:
- a CDS encoding Crp/Fnr family transcriptional regulator — translation MDESIISKIPLFEGMSPQEQEELRAMMTQTTLRRGETLFNEGDRGERLYVLLSGKIKLGHASPDGRENLLAVLGPGEIVGELTLFDPGPRSTTATAVAPTDLLSLEHTQLMSFIETHPTLAKDMLRALAQRLRRTNTALADLVFSDVPGRVAKALLDLADRFGSATEDGVHVPHDLTQEELAQLVGASRETVNKSLAEFVSRGWIRLEGRAVTLLDIDRLRRRAR, via the coding sequence GTGGACGAAAGCATCATCTCCAAGATTCCGCTCTTCGAGGGCATGAGCCCGCAGGAGCAGGAGGAGCTGCGCGCCATGATGACGCAGACGACCCTGCGCCGTGGCGAGACGCTCTTCAACGAGGGCGACAGGGGCGAGCGCCTGTACGTCCTGCTGTCGGGCAAGATCAAGCTCGGTCACGCCTCTCCTGACGGCCGCGAGAACCTCCTCGCGGTGCTGGGGCCCGGCGAGATCGTCGGCGAGCTGACCCTGTTCGACCCGGGCCCGCGCTCGACGACGGCGACTGCCGTGGCTCCGACGGACCTGCTCTCGCTGGAGCACACCCAGCTCATGAGCTTCATCGAGACCCACCCGACGCTGGCCAAGGACATGCTGCGCGCTCTGGCCCAGCGTCTGCGCCGCACCAACACGGCCCTGGCGGACCTGGTCTTCTCCGACGTCCCCGGACGCGTGGCCAAGGCCCTGCTCGACCTGGCCGACCGCTTCGGCTCGGCCACCGAGGACGGCGTGCACGTCCCCCACGACCTCACCCAGGAGGAGCTCGCCCAGCTGGTCGGCGCCTCCCGCGAGACGGTGAACAAGTCCCTGGCCGAGTTCGTCTCCCGCGGCTGGATCCGTCTGGAGGGCCGTGCGGTCACGCTGCTGGACATCGACCGCCTGCGTCGCCGCGCTCGCTGA
- a CDS encoding NUDIX hydrolase encodes MPTPDFILSLRAKIGHDQLWLPGVSVVVTDPEGRVLLGRRSDSGRWAVVSGVPEPGEQPAAAALRECEEETGVAPEILGVTAVEAEEPIEFPNGDRCVFMSIDFVARTDTAGAARARVGDEESTAVGWFSPDALPEPVPRSTRRRIEAARAWLDQPGSGARFRL; translated from the coding sequence ATGCCGACACCAGACTTCATCCTGTCCCTGCGAGCCAAGATCGGGCACGACCAGCTGTGGCTGCCCGGCGTGAGCGTCGTCGTCACAGACCCTGAGGGGCGGGTCCTCCTCGGCCGGCGCTCGGACAGCGGGCGCTGGGCCGTGGTCTCTGGCGTCCCCGAGCCCGGTGAGCAGCCAGCCGCGGCCGCGCTGCGCGAGTGCGAGGAGGAGACCGGCGTCGCCCCTGAGATCCTCGGGGTCACCGCCGTCGAGGCGGAGGAGCCGATCGAGTTCCCCAACGGGGACCGTTGCGTATTCATGTCGATCGACTTCGTGGCCCGCACGGACACCGCCGGCGCGGCACGGGCCCGTGTCGGTGACGAGGAGTCGACGGCGGTGGGCTGGTTCTCCCCTGACGCGCTGCCCGAGCCTGTCCCCCGCTCCACCCGCCGCAGGATCGAGGCTGCCCGGGCCTGGCTCGACCAGCCTGGCAGCGGGGCACGCTTCCGGCTCTAG
- a CDS encoding FeoA family protein, whose translation MSTAVVEQTPLSLLRRGQRGRVTTVTEERGTQLARRLVDLGLEPGREVLVGRRAPLGDPTTYTVADYSLSLRRHDAALVMVEVLA comes from the coding sequence ATGAGCACCGCCGTCGTGGAGCAGACCCCCCTGTCGCTGCTTCGACGTGGCCAGCGCGGCCGCGTCACCACCGTCACCGAGGAGCGAGGCACCCAGCTCGCCCGACGACTGGTCGACCTCGGACTGGAGCCCGGACGTGAGGTGCTCGTGGGCCGCAGGGCTCCGCTGGGAGACCCCACCACCTACACGGTGGCCGACTACTCCCTCAGCCTGCGCCGTCATGACGCCGCCCTGGTCATGGTGGAGGTCCTGGCATGA
- a CDS encoding alpha/beta fold hydrolase: MPVNVYRPGPWTHRDLSAGGTRFHAALAGPESPLSDAEGTGPLVVLLHGFPECWWTWRHVLPALAEHGYRVAALDLRGFGGSDRPPSGYDLVSLADDVHGAVRALGHESAVVIGHGLGGHVAWVMANRFASTVRGIVPVSAPHPVAVRSLRGRLLSGAALQYLSFKVPVLPERTLATQAGVERLLRSWAGPRTRAQVTEAAGYYAALLARPGAAHSALETRRDMLLGRRTLAALEPAVQIPVMSVQGQLDPVQPAQAYARDTHHVAGRLAQVTIHGVGHFPQEEAPDRLVEVLLPFLADVVPGQ, translated from the coding sequence GTGCCCGTCAACGTCTATCGCCCCGGTCCCTGGACGCACCGTGACCTGTCCGCCGGGGGCACGCGCTTCCACGCCGCCCTCGCCGGCCCCGAGTCCCCGCTGAGCGACGCCGAGGGCACCGGCCCTCTCGTCGTGCTGCTCCATGGCTTCCCCGAGTGCTGGTGGACGTGGCGCCACGTCCTTCCCGCCCTGGCTGAGCACGGCTACCGCGTCGCCGCCCTCGACCTTCGCGGCTTCGGCGGCTCGGACCGTCCGCCGTCGGGCTACGACCTGGTCTCCCTGGCCGATGACGTGCACGGGGCCGTCCGGGCGCTGGGGCACGAGTCCGCCGTCGTCATCGGCCACGGCCTGGGCGGCCACGTGGCCTGGGTGATGGCCAACCGCTTCGCCTCGACCGTGCGCGGGATCGTGCCGGTCAGCGCCCCGCACCCGGTCGCGGTGCGCTCCCTGCGCGGGCGCCTGCTGTCCGGTGCCGCGCTGCAGTACCTGTCCTTCAAGGTCCCGGTGCTGCCCGAGCGCACCCTGGCCACACAGGCGGGGGTCGAGAGGCTCCTGCGCTCCTGGGCCGGGCCCCGTACCCGCGCCCAGGTCACCGAGGCCGCCGGCTACTACGCGGCCCTGCTGGCCCGCCCTGGGGCGGCGCACTCGGCCCTGGAGACGCGGCGGGACATGCTCCTGGGCCGCCGGACGCTGGCGGCGCTGGAGCCGGCGGTACAGATCCCGGTCATGTCGGTCCAGGGCCAGCTCGACCCCGTCCAGCCCGCACAGGCCTACGCGCGAGACACCCACCACGTCGCCGGCAGGCTGGCACAGGTCACCATCCACGGCGTCGGCCACTTCCCGCAGGAGGAGGCGCCGGACAGGCTCGTGGAGGTCCTGCTGCCCTTCCTGGCCGACGTCGTCCCCGGTCAGTAG
- a CDS encoding Mur ligase family protein — MTSLATTLRSSATIALGRGARLAARLRGGGSGGTALPGLVVERTDPAFLGRVLGQLPHGVVVVSGTNGKTTTTKMVVQLLRSQGLKVLTNRTGSNFIRGVLASLLTEVDWRGRVDADIAVLELDEAHAVRFVQHVRPKATLLLNVMRDQLDRFGEVDYTASLLHQVAQATTGVVVVNADDPRLVAPRFLGTLSARTATFGVGPALRSVFLSDDELHTARTTPPTSPGPAHQDAPAGEGSDTRVLRADDQAPTAHSGEPGPQAAALSRPTVLLEELHGQEVTLQVRGVQRRTAMTIPGVHNQLNACAALALALEVLGPKADVTSLLDELSRVEPAFGRGEVVELDGREVELSLVKNPAGFRMALLTAAQAEEETGPEVLMVAINDEYADGRDMSWLWDVELASLREEGVAVVTGVRAWDMALRLRYDEVPVGAVEPDLAKALEVLRAASGREGRRMRIFTSYTAMLALRHHLGELTEVEEVMK, encoded by the coding sequence ATGACCAGCCTGGCCACGACACTGCGTTCAAGCGCCACCATCGCCCTGGGGCGGGGAGCGCGCCTGGCTGCGCGCCTGCGCGGCGGGGGCTCGGGCGGCACGGCGCTGCCGGGCCTGGTCGTCGAGAGGACGGATCCCGCGTTCCTCGGACGCGTGCTGGGCCAGCTGCCGCACGGCGTCGTCGTGGTCTCAGGGACCAACGGCAAGACGACGACGACGAAGATGGTCGTCCAGCTCCTCCGGTCCCAGGGGCTCAAGGTCCTGACCAACAGGACCGGCTCGAACTTCATCCGTGGCGTGCTCGCCTCCCTGCTCACCGAGGTCGACTGGCGCGGGCGCGTGGACGCCGACATCGCGGTCCTGGAGCTGGACGAGGCCCATGCCGTGCGCTTCGTCCAGCACGTGCGTCCCAAGGCCACGCTCCTGCTCAACGTCATGCGCGACCAGCTCGACCGCTTCGGCGAGGTCGACTACACCGCCTCCCTCCTGCACCAGGTTGCCCAGGCGACCACCGGCGTCGTCGTAGTCAACGCCGACGACCCGCGTCTGGTCGCGCCCCGTTTCCTGGGCACGCTGTCGGCCCGCACCGCGACGTTCGGCGTCGGCCCCGCCCTGCGCTCGGTCTTCCTGTCCGACGACGAGCTCCACACCGCGCGCACGACCCCGCCGACCAGCCCCGGCCCCGCTCACCAGGACGCTCCAGCCGGCGAGGGCAGTGACACCCGAGTCCTGCGCGCCGACGACCAGGCGCCCACCGCGCACTCGGGTGAGCCCGGCCCGCAGGCGGCGGCCCTGTCACGTCCCACCGTCCTGCTGGAGGAGCTGCACGGGCAGGAGGTCACGCTCCAGGTGCGCGGCGTCCAGCGCCGCACCGCCATGACGATCCCTGGCGTGCACAACCAGCTCAACGCCTGCGCCGCCCTGGCCCTGGCCCTGGAGGTACTGGGACCGAAGGCGGACGTCACCTCACTCCTCGACGAGCTCAGCCGGGTCGAGCCCGCATTCGGGCGCGGCGAGGTGGTGGAGCTCGACGGACGCGAGGTCGAGCTGTCCCTGGTGAAGAACCCCGCAGGCTTCCGTATGGCGCTGCTCACTGCTGCGCAGGCCGAGGAGGAGACAGGGCCCGAGGTGCTCATGGTCGCGATCAACGACGAGTACGCCGACGGCAGGGACATGTCCTGGCTGTGGGACGTCGAGCTCGCCAGCCTGCGCGAGGAGGGGGTTGCCGTCGTCACCGGGGTACGAGCCTGGGACATGGCGCTGCGGCTGCGCTATGACGAGGTACCTGTGGGCGCCGTCGAGCCGGACCTGGCCAAGGCGCTGGAGGTCCTGCGCGCCGCCTCTGGCCGCGAGGGCCGACGCATGCGGATCTTTACCAGCTACACCGCGATGCTGGCCCTGCGCCACCACCTGGGCGAGCTGACCGAGGTCGAGGAGGTCATGAAGTGA
- a CDS encoding metallophosphoesterase, which yields MSRRMGAARTAGHVLGLGTAAGLGLLGYALLEARMPVLRRRSVPVLAPGQQPVTVLHLSDLHLTDRTQARVDWVRGLADLHPDVVVNTGDNLSFASGLLPLGQALEPFLGLPGAFVMGDHDYRSTVFRLPTRYLRPDPRSADSPEDANDVEALPWRAVRDLQSSGGWVDLGNTRGTLEVHGRSIELVGVDDPHADRDVYPEPAGPHDDGATPVLDREGRPLRLGLTHAPYRRILDSMSRDDVDLALAGHTHGGQLCVPGYGALVTNCDLDPARASGLSRYPGALEDPAAVDHMFLHVSAGLGTSPYTPVRVACRPEATLLTLVPPSLRTTVVAPAHQAAPVLGCVTGRRRPASG from the coding sequence ATGAGTAGGCGCATGGGTGCCGCCCGCACGGCCGGCCACGTCCTTGGCCTCGGTACTGCTGCCGGCCTCGGCCTGCTCGGCTACGCGCTGCTTGAGGCGCGGATGCCGGTGCTGCGACGTCGGAGCGTCCCGGTCCTGGCACCCGGCCAGCAGCCGGTCACGGTCCTCCACCTGTCCGACCTGCACCTGACCGACCGCACCCAGGCACGTGTGGACTGGGTACGAGGGCTGGCTGACCTGCACCCCGACGTCGTCGTCAACACCGGGGACAACCTCTCCTTCGCCAGCGGGCTGCTGCCGCTCGGCCAGGCGCTGGAGCCCTTCCTCGGCCTGCCCGGCGCCTTCGTCATGGGGGACCACGACTACCGCTCCACCGTCTTCCGGCTCCCCACCCGCTACCTGCGCCCGGACCCGCGCAGCGCCGACTCCCCCGAGGACGCCAACGACGTCGAGGCCCTGCCCTGGCGGGCGGTCCGCGACCTCCAGTCCTCCGGCGGGTGGGTAGACCTCGGCAACACGCGCGGGACCCTGGAGGTGCACGGCCGGAGCATCGAGCTGGTCGGCGTGGACGACCCGCACGCCGACCGGGACGTCTACCCCGAGCCCGCCGGCCCTCACGACGACGGCGCCACGCCCGTCCTGGACCGAGAGGGCCGTCCGCTGCGGCTGGGCCTGACGCACGCCCCCTACCGCCGGATCCTCGACTCCATGAGCCGCGACGACGTCGACCTGGCCCTGGCCGGGCACACTCACGGCGGCCAGCTCTGCGTGCCTGGCTACGGGGCGCTCGTGACCAACTGCGACCTGGATCCCGCTCGTGCCTCAGGGCTGTCGCGCTATCCCGGGGCGCTGGAGGACCCTGCCGCAGTCGACCACATGTTCCTGCACGTCTCCGCCGGCCTGGGCACCAGCCCCTACACGCCGGTGCGCGTGGCCTGCAGGCCTGAGGCGACGCTCCTCACCCTCGTCCCCCCCAGCCTGAGAACGACGGTGGTCGCCCCAGCCCACCAGGCCGCACCGGTGCTCGGGTGCGTGACAGGCCGCCGTCGACCGGCTTCAGGGTGA
- a CDS encoding WhiB family transcriptional regulator, with the protein MTDQTWAVRAACATVEPDQLFGKGAEQRDARSLCFSCPVRMECLAEALDSESSFGVWGGLTERERRALLRRFPEVTDWGAWLRREDDELVAEIHARRAPRILARVR; encoded by the coding sequence ATGACCGACCAGACCTGGGCTGTCCGTGCAGCCTGCGCCACCGTCGAGCCGGACCAGCTGTTCGGCAAGGGCGCCGAGCAGCGAGACGCCCGTTCCCTGTGCTTCTCCTGCCCGGTGCGGATGGAGTGCCTGGCGGAGGCTCTGGACTCAGAGTCCTCCTTCGGTGTCTGGGGTGGGCTGACGGAGCGTGAGCGTCGGGCGCTGCTGCGTCGCTTCCCCGAGGTCACCGACTGGGGCGCCTGGCTGCGTCGTGAGGACGACGAGCTCGTCGCAGAGATCCACGCACGCCGCGCTCCTCGCATCCTGGCCCGTGTGCGGTGA
- a CDS encoding diacylglycerol/lipid kinase family protein produces MSTKQTPRGSLARRLWTSPEITLTLGSAVLFAVWTWLTLAGHLGWLDRLLRPPFLPPRSLAGQVSEAFSLLTHPFFSVIMITGVAVFSYKARMRRLALAMAVAAAGLPAQVVLAFVIDRPRPLTAFSDSISHFGGAYPASHVTTMTILAWVLVTLTRAHRRSTSIVARWAAVGVAVVALTAVSQWTMALIHVSDAVGGVLLGVAVANLALTVGGLSTILSGWAHLGLPKGSVDKRAAVILNPTKFDDLSLLRRRVEAEVLAAGWHPTTWLETTAEDPGHEAAHRALEAGVDLVMVAGGDGTVRAVSSELAGTGTPMALLPSGTGNLLARNLGVPLDTDAALRLALNGRTEAIDVVHAVSDAGEERFVVMAGMGLDAQIMEDTNDDLKKVIRSGAYAVAAVQNAVPDPFTITVTIDDAEPVEHQAVMALLGNVGTITGGMTLFPDASPTDSQVDLLIASPDKVTDWAKLGAQVLTGRDMSGFPVTSGHRVLIEAEREIPFELDGDTAGSTRRLEVQVEEGALHVVVP; encoded by the coding sequence ATGAGCACGAAGCAGACACCCCGGGGCTCCTTGGCACGGCGCCTGTGGACCTCACCGGAGATCACCCTCACCCTTGGTTCCGCGGTCCTGTTCGCCGTGTGGACCTGGCTCACCCTCGCCGGCCACCTAGGGTGGCTCGACCGGCTCCTGCGCCCTCCCTTCCTGCCCCCGCGCTCCCTCGCCGGCCAGGTCTCTGAGGCGTTCTCCCTGCTGACGCACCCCTTCTTCAGCGTCATCATGATCACTGGCGTCGCGGTCTTCTCCTACAAGGCCCGCATGCGCCGCCTGGCTCTAGCGATGGCCGTGGCCGCTGCCGGGCTCCCGGCCCAGGTGGTCCTGGCCTTCGTCATCGACCGGCCTCGCCCCCTGACCGCCTTCTCCGACTCCATCTCCCACTTCGGCGGCGCCTACCCAGCCAGCCACGTCACCACGATGACGATCCTGGCCTGGGTACTGGTCACCCTCACACGCGCCCACCGACGCTCCACCTCGATCGTGGCACGGTGGGCCGCCGTCGGCGTCGCCGTCGTCGCCCTGACCGCGGTGTCCCAGTGGACCATGGCCCTCATCCACGTCTCTGACGCCGTCGGTGGGGTCCTGCTGGGCGTGGCCGTGGCCAACCTGGCGCTGACGGTCGGAGGGCTGAGCACCATCCTCTCCGGCTGGGCCCACCTGGGCCTGCCCAAGGGCAGCGTGGACAAGCGCGCCGCCGTCATCCTCAACCCCACGAAGTTCGACGACCTGTCCCTGCTGCGCCGCCGCGTCGAGGCCGAGGTGCTGGCTGCCGGCTGGCACCCCACCACCTGGCTGGAGACCACTGCGGAGGACCCGGGCCACGAGGCTGCACACCGCGCGCTGGAGGCTGGGGTGGACCTTGTTATGGTGGCCGGCGGGGACGGCACCGTCCGCGCCGTGTCCTCCGAGCTCGCCGGCACGGGCACCCCCATGGCGCTGCTTCCCTCAGGCACCGGCAACCTGCTGGCCCGTAACCTCGGCGTCCCCCTGGACACCGACGCCGCCCTGCGCCTGGCCCTCAACGGCAGGACCGAGGCGATCGACGTCGTCCACGCCGTCAGCGACGCCGGGGAGGAGCGCTTCGTCGTCATGGCCGGCATGGGACTGGACGCCCAGATCATGGAGGACACGAACGACGACCTCAAGAAGGTCATACGCTCGGGCGCCTACGCCGTCGCCGCCGTGCAGAACGCCGTCCCGGACCCCTTCACCATCACCGTCACTATCGACGACGCCGAGCCGGTCGAGCACCAGGCCGTGATGGCGCTGCTGGGCAACGTCGGCACGATCACCGGCGGCATGACGCTATTCCCGGACGCCTCCCCCACCGACTCCCAGGTCGACCTGCTCATCGCCAGCCCGGACAAGGTCACCGACTGGGCCAAGCTCGGGGCCCAGGTCCTCACGGGCCGGGACATGTCCGGCTTCCCCGTCACCAGCGGTCACCGCGTCCTCATCGAGGCCGAGCGAGAGATCCCCTTCGAGCTGGACGGGGACACGGCCGGGAGCACGCGCCGGCTGGAGGTGCAGGTCGAGGAGGGTGCCCTCCACGTCGTCGTCCCCTGA
- the nth gene encoding endonuclease III has translation MTQEEPVALAARAAQVDDELTTTYPDARCALDHDGPFQLLVATVLSAQTTDKRVNTITPGLFAACPDAAALAGADRAGLEERLRPLGMQRTRAERLVGLGEELVTRFDGVVPRTREELTTLPGVGRKTANVVLGNAFGVPAVTVDTHVGRLSRRLGWTEHKDPLKVEKDIASLWEPRRWTDGCHRLIEHGRAVCSARSPRCEECVLLAAGLCPQVGV, from the coding sequence ATGACGCAGGAGGAGCCCGTCGCGCTGGCTGCTCGCGCGGCCCAGGTCGACGACGAGCTGACCACGACCTACCCGGACGCCCGCTGCGCCCTGGACCACGACGGCCCCTTCCAGCTGCTCGTGGCCACGGTCCTGTCCGCCCAGACCACGGACAAGCGTGTCAACACGATCACCCCCGGGCTGTTTGCCGCCTGTCCCGACGCCGCAGCCTTGGCTGGTGCGGACCGGGCGGGGCTGGAGGAACGGCTGCGCCCGCTGGGGATGCAGCGCACTCGGGCTGAGCGCCTCGTCGGACTGGGTGAGGAGCTGGTGACGCGCTTTGACGGCGTCGTCCCACGCACGCGCGAGGAGCTCACCACCCTGCCCGGCGTAGGACGCAAGACCGCCAACGTGGTACTCGGCAACGCCTTCGGCGTCCCTGCCGTCACCGTGGACACCCACGTGGGGCGGCTGTCGCGGCGCCTGGGCTGGACCGAGCACAAGGACCCTCTCAAGGTGGAGAAGGACATCGCCTCCCTGTGGGAGCCCCGGCGCTGGACCGACGGGTGCCACCGGCTGATCGAGCACGGCCGAGCCGTCTGCAGCGCCAGGTCGCCGCGATGCGAGGAGTGCGTGCTGCTGGCGGCCGGGCTGTGCCCGCAGGTCGGGGTCTGA
- a CDS encoding transglycosylase domain-containing protein: protein MSPSSSRGRSLSPAQVISMLLVFLLLSTAGGIVTAGFAAPLIGAASAVTRASQQLFDELPSDFNVLEPSQVSVIKAADGTDLAQFYAENRIVVSLDQISTNMQNAIVAVEDQRFYQHKGVDPTGIVRAFVSNASGGSQGASTLTQQYVRNVLIEAGLQKDDAAAIRAATETTYARKLRELKYALTLEQKHSKQQILEGYLNIAAFGPSTYGVEASSRHFFSHSAADLSVPEAALLAGLTNAPGLYDPLTNPDKAKSRMDWVLKKMYEEEFISKEDYDQAVQVQVADLLHVSNSVGGCAAAGPAAYFCEYAVSEIENSDLYGKDAASRRQLLLRGGLTITTTMDPAKQAAADAAVQAYVPTGDPSNVKAALVSVEPGTGRLLAIAQNTNYGDATPEDPTATQISLGVDANHGGVENAKGTSGFQPGSTFKGFVLAEWYQQGRSGYESFNTSPTTFPASTWTISCNPGAASPWPVGNASPSEGGTHNVIDSTRMSINVGFARMTAAMDICSITDLAAKMGVTTNAGEPLQPTPSIALGSQEVTALQMANAYATFAAHGVYCKPIAIDKIHDSDGTEMKVPSASCSQVMTAEAADQVSVTLQTVLTPSGTGRGAILSGGRPAAGKTGTTDYMDNAWFVGYTPSLSAAVWLGHSDGYRAMNRQVIGGRYYATMYGSDAPAPLWKTYMDAALAGTPAEQFNQVSLGVRPGPQPKEIEESETTQEAPAAEEEYDEEKDE from the coding sequence ATGTCGCCCTCCTCCTCCCGTGGTCGCTCGCTCTCGCCAGCCCAGGTCATCTCGATGCTGCTGGTCTTCCTCCTGCTGTCCACAGCAGGAGGTATCGTGACGGCTGGATTCGCCGCTCCGCTGATCGGCGCCGCCTCCGCGGTGACGCGGGCCTCGCAGCAGCTCTTCGACGAGCTCCCCTCGGACTTCAACGTCCTGGAGCCCAGTCAGGTCTCGGTCATCAAGGCCGCGGACGGGACCGACCTGGCCCAGTTCTACGCCGAGAACCGCATCGTCGTCTCGCTGGACCAGATCTCGACGAACATGCAGAACGCGATCGTCGCCGTCGAGGACCAGCGCTTCTACCAGCACAAGGGCGTCGACCCCACCGGCATCGTGCGGGCCTTCGTCTCCAACGCCTCGGGCGGCTCGCAGGGCGCCTCCACCCTGACCCAGCAGTACGTGCGCAACGTCCTGATCGAGGCCGGCCTCCAGAAGGACGACGCCGCTGCCATCCGGGCCGCTACCGAGACGACCTACGCCCGCAAGCTCCGCGAGCTCAAGTACGCCCTGACCCTGGAGCAGAAGCACTCCAAGCAGCAGATCCTGGAGGGCTACCTCAACATCGCCGCCTTCGGTCCCTCGACCTACGGTGTCGAGGCCAGCTCGCGGCACTTCTTCTCCCACTCAGCGGCCGACCTGTCCGTCCCCGAGGCGGCGCTGCTGGCAGGCCTGACCAACGCCCCGGGCCTGTACGACCCGCTCACGAACCCGGACAAGGCCAAGAGCCGCATGGACTGGGTGCTGAAGAAGATGTACGAGGAGGAGTTCATCAGCAAGGAGGACTACGACCAGGCCGTCCAGGTCCAGGTCGCAGACCTCCTCCACGTCAGCAACAGCGTCGGCGGCTGTGCTGCTGCCGGGCCCGCGGCCTACTTCTGTGAGTACGCCGTCTCCGAGATCGAGAACTCCGACCTGTACGGCAAGGACGCGGCCTCGCGCCGCCAGCTGCTGCTGCGCGGCGGCCTGACGATCACCACGACGATGGACCCGGCCAAGCAGGCCGCTGCCGACGCTGCCGTCCAGGCCTACGTCCCCACCGGTGACCCGTCCAACGTCAAGGCCGCCTTGGTCTCGGTGGAGCCCGGAACCGGCCGGTTGCTGGCGATCGCTCAGAACACGAACTACGGCGACGCCACGCCCGAGGACCCCACGGCCACCCAGATCTCACTGGGCGTGGACGCCAACCACGGCGGGGTCGAGAACGCGAAGGGAACCTCCGGCTTCCAGCCAGGATCGACCTTCAAGGGGTTCGTCCTGGCTGAGTGGTACCAGCAGGGACGCTCCGGCTACGAGTCCTTCAACACCTCCCCCACCACCTTCCCCGCCTCAACCTGGACCATCTCCTGCAACCCGGGCGCCGCCTCCCCCTGGCCGGTCGGTAACGCCTCCCCCTCAGAGGGCGGGACGCACAACGTCATCGACTCCACCAGGATGTCGATCAACGTGGGGTTCGCCAGGATGACGGCAGCCATGGACATCTGCTCCATCACGGACCTGGCGGCGAAGATGGGCGTGACGACCAACGCCGGCGAGCCGCTCCAGCCGACGCCCTCGATCGCCCTCGGCTCCCAGGAGGTCACCGCCCTCCAGATGGCCAACGCCTACGCCACGTTCGCCGCCCACGGCGTCTACTGCAAGCCGATCGCCATCGACAAGATCCACGACTCCGACGGTACGGAGATGAAGGTGCCCTCAGCCTCCTGCAGCCAGGTCATGACCGCCGAGGCGGCGGACCAGGTCAGCGTCACCCTCCAGACCGTCCTCACCCCCTCCGGCACAGGACGAGGCGCCATCCTCTCCGGTGGCCGACCCGCTGCCGGCAAGACAGGGACGACCGACTACATGGACAACGCCTGGTTCGTCGGCTACACCCCGAGCCTGTCCGCAGCGGTGTGGCTCGGCCACTCCGACGGGTACCGTGCCATGAACCGCCAGGTCATCGGCGGGCGCTACTACGCCACGATGTACGGCTCGGACGCCCCGGCGCCGCTGTGGAAGACCTACATGGACGCCGCTCTGGCCGGCACTCCTGCTGAGCAGTTCAACCAGGTCAGCCTCGGCGTTCGCCCAGGCCCACAGCCCAAGGAGATCGAGGAGTCTGAGACCACCCAGGAGGCCCCGGCTGCCGAGGAGGAGTACGACGAGGAGAAGGATGAGTAG
- a CDS encoding DUF4177 domain-containing protein yields MTTWEYATIPLLTHATKQILDQWGADGWELVQVVPGPTGSDNLVAYLKRPKQD; encoded by the coding sequence ATGACTACATGGGAGTACGCCACCATCCCCCTGCTCACCCACGCTACCAAGCAGATCCTCGACCAGTGGGGCGCTGACGGCTGGGAGCTCGTCCAGGTCGTGCCCGGGCCGACGGGCTCGGACAACCTCGTCGCCTACCTCAAGCGCCCCAAGCAGGACTGA
- a CDS encoding type 1 glutamine amidotransferase: MTPPVTYRHTTDGAARGRVRLLQLYPRDMNIYGDWGNTLVLARRAQWQGYDVELLTYDPGDDLPSDVHLVVGGGGQDSGQLRIKDDLAHRAADLRAWAADGVPMLVICGLYQLFGHRFITSSGAEVPGVSVLDAQTVAGPRRLIGNITLDTEDLGPVVGYENHSGLTTLGPQARPFGTVRSGDGNNGSDGTEGGRVHHVIGTYLHGSLLPKNPAVADWLLARAVEHAGGTWQPEPLNDPVEAWAAQARKVAASRPR; encoded by the coding sequence GTGACGCCCCCTGTCACCTACCGTCACACTACCGACGGCGCCGCGCGCGGACGCGTCCGACTGCTCCAGCTCTACCCCCGCGACATGAACATCTACGGGGACTGGGGCAACACCCTCGTGCTCGCCCGCCGCGCACAGTGGCAGGGCTACGACGTCGAGCTGCTGACCTACGACCCGGGTGACGACCTGCCCTCCGACGTCCACCTCGTCGTCGGCGGGGGTGGGCAGGACTCGGGCCAGCTGCGGATCAAGGACGACCTGGCCCACCGCGCCGCCGACCTGCGCGCGTGGGCCGCTGACGGCGTCCCGATGCTCGTCATCTGCGGTCTCTACCAGCTCTTCGGGCACCGCTTCATCACCTCCTCAGGCGCCGAGGTCCCCGGGGTGTCCGTGCTCGACGCGCAGACCGTCGCCGGCCCAAGGCGGCTGATCGGCAACATCACGCTGGACACCGAGGACCTGGGGCCGGTGGTCGGCTACGAGAACCACTCCGGGCTGACCACCCTGGGGCCACAGGCCCGCCCCTTCGGCACCGTGCGCAGCGGGGACGGCAACAACGGCTCTGACGGCACCGAGGGAGGGCGCGTCCACCACGTCATCGGGACCTACCTGCACGGCTCGCTGCTGCCCAAGAACCCGGCCGTCGCTGACTGGCTGCTGGCGCGCGCGGTCGAGCACGCCGGCGGCACCTGGCAGCCCGAGCCCCTCAACGACCCGGTCGAGGCGTGGGCGGCGCAGGCCCGCAAGGTCGCTGCGTCCCGGCCACGCTGA